The DNA segment GAACGCTTTGCGGCTACAGTCCCAGGGGAAAGAGAACCAATCAGTCGATTCCATAAACTGCATCCATCCGGTGTCTGCAATACCTTAAGGGCGGGAACCGATAAGTTTAAAGGTTCTTTCACCTCCCCTAGACCAATTCATCCATTGACACCCCGATGTATTACAGTCCGAGAAGCAGCAAGACTACATTCCTACCCAGACTGGTTTAGATTTCATATCACCAAATGGCATGGTTTTCGCCAGGTTGGTAACTCTGTACCGCCATTACTAGCAAAAGCAGTCGCCAGGGAGATTATTCGCAGATTGAATATATCACCTGTGAAACCCAATATTTGCTACCCATTGGGACAAGAAAAGCTACTGCAATTCAACATTTCTCAAGCGGCGCAGTATTATTCTGATTTGAAGGGGGTGTAGGGGTGTGGGGGTGTAGGGGAAAGATATCTTTCTTTCATCTATGACTGTGAAACCTGTTTTATCGGGTCTGACTTCTTTAACACTAACTCCAACTACGGAAAAATGTACTATCTTCCCAAATACTAGCAGTACGTTGAGCGATCGCTGTCAATTCTGTTTCTGCCAAAGGTTGAAAGTTACGCGCCACTTGCACATTACTTGCTAATTGTTCTACACTTTCCGCCGCAACCACGCAACTATGAACCCCTGGCTGAGACAAACTATATCCCATTGCCTGTTCCATCCCTGCCAATCCACCAGGCTTAAATAATCGCCCATAAGCCGGGACTTTCATTGCTACCACACCCACATTTTTGGCTTGCGCTACTGGTAAAACTACAGGGATAAATGGACGGGGGTGGTGTCTATCGGCGGCGTTAACTGGTATGAGTGTCGTATGGAAGGGATAGCGACGTAACCCTTCGGTAATTACTTCTGGGTCACGATGTCCGGTAATACCTGCGAAACGAACTAATTTTTGGCTAACGGCTTCTTCTAAAGCTTTAATGGCACCAGAGGGACTAAATATAGTGTCGAGTTCTGCGGCAAAAGAAACGTGATGTAACTGCCACAAATCGAGATAATCTGTATTTAGGCGTTTGAGCGATCGCTCTAATTCTCGCCATGCACCATCCCGATCTCTATATGCAGTCTTACTAGCTAAAAATATCTTCCCACGATGGGGTGGTAAAATTTTACCAAAATAATCTTCACTCGGCCCATAACTTGCAGCCGTATCAAAATAGCGAATACCCAGTTCTAAAGCTTTGTAAATAATTGCTTCAGCTTCAGACTGTTTGCCTTCCCAAGATAGTGGGGTTTGTCCCGCACCTCCCAACCCAAAAATAGGTAATTTCACATCTGTGCGTCCTAAGATGCGTTCTGGCATCATTGCTGGTGGTGCAGCAGTAGGAGTGGAATTTTGTTGTAAAACATTCGTCATTACAACACTCCCGGTAACAGCAGCACTGGTCATGAGAAAGTTACGCCGTGTCTGTTTCG comes from the Nostoc sp. PCC 7120 = FACHB-418 genome and includes:
- a CDS encoding aldo/keto reductase, which gives rise to MTAKQTRRNFLMTSAAVTGSVVMTNVLQQNSTPTAAPPAMMPERILGRTDVKLPIFGLGGAGQTPLSWEGKQSEAEAIIYKALELGIRYFDTAASYGPSEDYFGKILPPHRGKIFLASKTAYRDRDGAWRELERSLKRLNTDYLDLWQLHHVSFAAELDTIFSPSGAIKALEEAVSQKLVRFAGITGHRDPEVITEGLRRYPFHTTLIPVNAADRHHPRPFIPVVLPVAQAKNVGVVAMKVPAYGRLFKPGGLAGMEQAMGYSLSQPGVHSCVVAAESVEQLASNVQVARNFQPLAETELTAIAQRTASIWEDSTFFRSWS